The following DNA comes from Moritella sp. 24.
GTCAGTCAAGAAATAATGACCGGTCGTCAACTTGACTAACACAAAAAGAGGCGGAATTTTAATCATTGTTGTAAAACAAGTCAATAATTAATCAATATTCGCCTCGTGAAAATAGCAATATCTTACTTCAATTCGATTATTTCGGCCGATTAATATGCGATTGGATACATGAAATAATGGGCTAAATTCCTATCTATACAGATAAAAATTATAATTCGGTTTAATAATTGCTGTTATTCCAATCTGATCACAAGGGATCAAGCGGGGAATTATACAGGCTATTTACTAACTAACAAGTCAGCGCTGCTAATTTATCCACTTTATAGTGCCTGATTATTGATTTACTCGCTGTAAAAATCGACGAGTACGAGGATCTTGCGGGTTATTAAAGATCATATCCGCGGATCCTTGTTCAATAATCTGACCTTGATCCATAAAAATCACCCGGTCTGCGATTTCTTTTGCAAATTGCATTTCATGCGTGACAATCAGCATTGTTTGTTTCTGTGTTGCTAATTGGCGCATTAATCCGAGTACTTCACCGACCCATTCAGGGTCTAGTGCTGACGTCGGTTCATCAAATAAAATGACCTTACTTTGTGCAGCCATGGCGCGAGCGATGCCGATACGCTGCTGCTGACCGCCAGAAAGGGCAGATGGATAACTGTCTTTTTTATCAGCTAAACCAATACTATTTAGGATAGTAAGTGCTTCTTGTTTAGCGATAGCAGGTGATTTACCTCTAACGATAATCAAGCCTTCAGTAATATTTTCTAATGCTGTCTTATTAGCGAATAATGCATAATTTTGAAATACAAACGCTGTTTTTTTACGTAATTCTGTTATTTGTTTTTTTGTTGCCGTATTGGCATCAACAATTAAGTCATCAATTGTTATATTAGCTGTTGTAGGCTGTTCTAGAAAGTTTAGACAGCGTAAAAGTGTCGACTTTCCGGTACCAGAAGGACCAATGATAACGGTTGTCTCACCTTCTTTTATGCTTAAATCAATTTGGCGTAATACAATGTTGTCACCAAAATGTTTACTTAAATTTTCCACTTTGATCATGTTAATACGCCTTATTAAGGTAGCGTTCTAGCTGTGCTTGTATTTGGGTAAACACAAGTACTACAGCCCAATAAATCAGCGCAACGGCAAGATAACTCTCGAAAAAGTAAAAACTTGATGAGGCTTCCATTTGGGTTTTTGCCATGATTTCGGTAACACCTAACGTAAATGCCAATGAAGTACTTTTAATCATATCAATAAAGTAATTCATTAATGATGGCGTCGCGATACGTGCTGCTTGTGGCAAAATGATGCGGCGCATCGCTTGACTCGAGGTCATCCCTATACTGAGTGATGCTTCCATTTGTGACTTATCAACAGCCATGATTGCAGCGCGAATACTTTCTGCTTTGTAGGCGGCAAAATGTAGCGTTAAGCCAATCACAGATGCGGTAAAGGCATCCATGTTAATGAGTATTGGAAATAGGCGAGGTAGGCCGTAATACAACAAAAACAACTGGACTAGAAGCGGGGTGCCACGGAAAAAAGAAATAAACAATATGGCAAGCTGATTAAGTACAGGTACTTTGAAGGTACGTACCACTGCTAAGCCGATTGCTAATATCAAGGCAAAGACGACACCGATAAGTGCCATCTGCATGGTTGTTCCCAAATACTTAAATAGTATTGGGAACAGGTTCAGCATGTATTCGAAATTAAATTGCATTTATTTTACAGTGATATCCGTTGAGAACCATTTTTCTGAAATTGTTGCAAGCGTCCCATCTGCACGCATGTTATCGAGTGTTGTATTTACTTTCAAACGCAGTGCTTCTTGTTTTTCTGTTTTCAAAAATGGCATTGCATTTTCGATTGTTTCAAACGTTGGGCCTGCTAGTTGCAACGGTAATGGTGATTTGTTGATTAATTCAAGTGATGATAAACGATCCATCACAAATGCGTCTGTACGACCTAATGCTACATCACGTTCAATACCAGTGTCGTAAGTTTTAATCGTAATACTGTTATTGGTGTCGTATTTGCGTAATAAATCAGCAAAGTTTGAACCTAAATTCACACCTACAGTTTTGTTCGATAGGTCCTTAATACCATTAATTTCTTTGTTGCCTTTTTTTACGACAACTTGTGCACCGTCATAAACGTAAGTTTGGCTAAATGAATATTTAGCTGTGCGTGCTGGTGTGATTGTTACTTGATTAGAAATTGTATCGATACGACCCGTTTCTAACATACCAAATAGACCAGAAAAATTAACAGTGATGAATTCAACTTTTGAGTCATTACGTTTCGCTATCTCTTTCCATAAATCGACTTCAAAGCCTTGTAGCTGATCGTTTTTTGAAAAAGTAAACGGAAAGTAGTTACCTGACATGCCGACTTTAATTGTTTCTTGCGCCTGTGCAAATGTGGTTAACGTTGAGCTTATAAGTACTGCTGCGGCTAATAATAGTTTTTTCATGGTCCATCCTATGTGACGCAAATTATATGTTTAATGCGTGCATGATATTCTAATGTA
Coding sequences within:
- a CDS encoding amino acid ABC transporter substrate-binding protein, yielding MKKLLLAAAVLISSTLTTFAQAQETIKVGMSGNYFPFTFSKNDQLQGFEVDLWKEIAKRNDSKVEFITVNFSGLFGMLETGRIDTISNQVTITPARTAKYSFSQTYVYDGAQVVVKKGNKEINGIKDLSNKTVGVNLGSNFADLLRKYDTNNSITIKTYDTGIERDVALGRTDAFVMDRLSSLELINKSPLPLQLAGPTFETIENAMPFLKTEKQEALRLKVNTTLDNMRADGTLATISEKWFSTDITVK
- a CDS encoding amino acid ABC transporter permease, which produces MQMALIGVVFALILAIGLAVVRTFKVPVLNQLAILFISFFRGTPLLVQLFLLYYGLPRLFPILINMDAFTASVIGLTLHFAAYKAESIRAAIMAVDKSQMEASLSIGMTSSQAMRRIILPQAARIATPSLMNYFIDMIKSTSLAFTLGVTEIMAKTQMEASSSFYFFESYLAVALIYWAVVLVFTQIQAQLERYLNKAY
- a CDS encoding amino acid ABC transporter ATP-binding protein, whose product is MIKVENLSKHFGDNIVLRQIDLSIKEGETTVIIGPSGTGKSTLLRCLNFLEQPTTANITIDDLIVDANTATKKQITELRKKTAFVFQNYALFANKTALENITEGLIIVRGKSPAIAKQEALTILNSIGLADKKDSYPSALSGGQQQRIGIARAMAAQSKVILFDEPTSALDPEWVGEVLGLMRQLATQKQTMLIVTHEMQFAKEIADRVIFMDQGQIIEQGSADMIFNNPQDPRTRRFLQRVNQ